The following proteins are co-located in the Triticum aestivum cultivar Chinese Spring chromosome 1A, IWGSC CS RefSeq v2.1, whole genome shotgun sequence genome:
- the LOC778398 gene encoding aspartic proteinase: MGQRLLLLVTTCLWALSCAVPHHASSRDGLLRINLNKKSLTHESLAAAKAARQHDALRLKSGNSDSDIVPLVDYLNTQYYGVIGLGTPPQNFTVIFDTGSSNLWVPSAKCYFSIACYLHPKYKSSKSSTYKADGETCKITYGSGAISGFFSNDNVLVGDLVVKNQKFIETTRETSVSFIVGKFDGILGLGYPDISVGKAPPVWLSMQEQKLLADDVFSFWLNRDSDALSGGELVFGGMDPDHYKGNHTYVPVSRKGYWQFNMGDLLIDGHSTGFCAKGCAAIVDSGTSLLAGPTAIVAQVNHAIGAEGIISTECKEVVSQYGEMILELLIAQTQPQKVCSQIGLCLFDGTHSVSNGIESVVGKENVGSDVMCTACEMAVVWIENQLRENKTKELILQYANQLCERLPSPNGESTVSCHEMSKMPNLAFTIASKTFVLTPEQYVVKLEQSGQTVCISGFMAFDIPPPRGPLWILGDVFMGAYHTVFDFGKDRIGFAESA, encoded by the exons ATGGGGCAGAGGCTCCTATTACTGGTGACCACCTGTCTGTGGGCTCTTTCATGCGCCGTGCCGCACCACGCTTCCTCGCGTGATGGACTGCTTAGGATCAACCTCAACAAGAAGAGCTTGACCCATGAATCTCTGGCCGCAGCAAAGGCCGCGAGGCAGCACGATGCCCTCCGACTGAAGAGCGGCAATTCAGACAGCGACATCGTGCCTCTTGTCGACTACCTCAACACACAGTACTATGGGGTCATCGGCCTCGGCACGCCGCCGCAGAATTTCACAGTGATATTTGACACCGGGAGCTCCAACCTCTGGGTTCCCTCGGCGAAATGCTATTTTTCG ATAGCATGCTACCTCCATCCCAAATACAAGTCGAGCAAGTCAAGCACTTACAAAGCAGATG GTGAGACTTGCAAAATTACATATGGTTCTGGAGCAATCTCTGGATTTTTCAGCAATGATAATGTGTTGGTTGGGGACCTTGTTGTGAAAAATCAG AAATTCATCGAGACAACACGTGAAACAAGTGTTAGTTTTATCGTCGGGAAGTTTGAtggcatccttggccttggctacCCTGACATCTCCGTTGGAAAAGCCCCTCCAGTATG GCTGAGCATGCAAGAGCAGAAGTTGCTCGCTGACGACGTATTCTCATTTTGGCTTAACCGGGATTCTGATGCACTTTCTGGCGGTGAGCTCGTCTTCGGTGGCATGGACCCGGATCACTATAAGGGAAACCACACCTATGTCCCTGTGAGCCGCAAAGGTTACTGGCAGTTTAACATGGGTGATCTCTTGATTGATGGCCACTCTACTGGCTTCTGTGCAAAAGGCTGTGCTGCTATTGTGGACTCCGGGACTTCCCTGCTGGCTGGCCCAACA GCTATAGTTGCGCAGGTGAACCATGCAATTGGAGCTGAGGGAATTATCAGCACCGAATGTAAAGAGGTGGTGAGCCAGTACGGAGAGATGATCCTCGAATTGTTAATAGCACAG ACACAGCCACAGAAAGTTTGCAGTCAGATTGGTCTGTGTTTGTTTGATGGTACTCACTCTGTCAG CAACGGGATTGAATCCGTTGTCGGTAAAGAAAATGTTGGCTCGGATGTTATGTGCACAGCCTGTGAGATGGCTGTTGTGTGGATAGAGAACCAGCTccgtgaaaacaaaacaaaggagcTGATATTGCAATATGCTAACCAG CTGTGTGAGCGTCTACCGAGCCCAAATGGAGAGTCAACAGTCAGCTGCCATGAGATGTCAAAGATGCCGAATCTTGCTTTCACCATCGCAAGCAAGACTTTCGTGCTAACACCAGAGCAG TACGTTGTGAAACTGGAGCAATCAGGGCAAACCGTCTGCATCAGTGGGTTCATGGCATTCGACATACCGCCCCCACGTGGTCCTCTCTG GATTCTTGGGGATGTCTTCATGGGCGCTTACCACACCGTGTTCGACTTCGGCAAGGACAGAATCGGGTTTGCGGAATCGGCTTGA
- the LOC123190518 gene encoding uncharacterized protein: MSCGAHTAPYSWLFVPSPAVQLPPPSGHPRCRLSVRATCAPTSSSVPAGGGSARQQTRPRLVAAHSIPPPPPPTARTVRRDAATGLAFLLFVLGMVISSALSLVIVSFPAWRALQQMEIAARKLSKLAAQEVPGTISSLKLSFMEMNDLTSQLKKIRHIFTTNRSGKDR; encoded by the exons ATGTCGTGCGGCGCCCACACAGCACCCTACAGCTGGCTCTTCGTCCCTTCGCCGGCGGTGCAGCTCCCGCCGCCGTCGGGGCACCCGCGCTGCCGCCTCTCCGTCAGGGCCACATGCGCTCCGACCTCCTCCAGCGTCCCCGCCGGTGGCGGCAGCGCGCGCCAGCAGACCCGGCCGCGCCTCGTAGCGGCGCACTCGatacctccgccgccgccccctacCGCCAGAACCGTCCGGAGGGACGCCGCGACGGGGCTCGCTTTCCTCCTCTTCGTGCTCGGCATG GTGATCAGCTCAGCTCTATCACTAGTTATCGTCTCATTTCCAGCATGGAGA GCTCTGCAGCAGATGGAAATCGCAGCTCGTAAATTGTCGAAATTAGCAGCACAAGAGGTACCCGGAACTATATCGTCACTGAAGCTGTCATTCATGGAGATGAACGATCTAACCAGCCAGCTAAAGAAAATTAG GCACATTTTCACAACAAATAGATCTGGGAAGGATAGATGA